From the genome of Parazoarcus communis, one region includes:
- a CDS encoding DASH family cryptochrome encodes MTAIIYWFRNDLRLHDNPAFEKACCLAEQSRCELVPVYCHATEQTTRWGFPRIGLHRRHFVSTAVAGLSEAITAAGSHLIELTGPCAEALPALARSLGAERIVCETIAAPEEEDEVAALRQSDIMVDEAWQSTLLEPGTLPFVRKDLPDVFTEFRRAVEKAAIRPRRPLPGRDRLPPLPTGLMPYRSNTSIRSVTPDPRSAFPCTRPEFHGSESAAIAHLRSYMARRLPHSYKSTRNKLAGIDDSSKFSPWLAVGALSAPQIHAHLVTFEAKHGASESSYWLWFELLWRDYFRLLQRKYGRRLFRASGLKGNASPPHDTSAFERWRCGQTGHALIDAGMRELAATGYISNRMRQIVASYLIHELGCDWRAGAAWFESCLIDFDICSNQGNWLYIAGYGTDPRGGRRFNPDKQAAEHDPDGNYRARWSAP; translated from the coding sequence ATGACTGCCATCATCTACTGGTTCCGAAACGATCTGCGACTGCATGACAACCCCGCGTTCGAAAAGGCGTGCTGTCTCGCTGAGCAGAGCCGCTGCGAACTCGTTCCGGTCTACTGCCATGCGACCGAGCAGACGACGCGCTGGGGTTTCCCGCGAATTGGCCTGCACCGGCGCCACTTCGTCTCCACAGCCGTTGCCGGCCTCTCAGAGGCAATCACTGCGGCGGGGAGCCACCTGATCGAACTGACCGGCCCTTGCGCTGAAGCCCTGCCAGCGCTGGCGCGATCGCTCGGTGCAGAAAGAATCGTCTGCGAAACCATCGCAGCGCCCGAAGAAGAGGACGAGGTCGCAGCCTTGCGCCAGTCAGACATCATGGTCGATGAGGCCTGGCAATCCACCCTGCTCGAGCCCGGCACGCTGCCCTTCGTGCGCAAGGACCTGCCCGATGTGTTCACCGAATTCAGGCGTGCGGTCGAAAAAGCGGCTATCAGACCTCGGCGCCCCCTGCCGGGACGCGATCGACTCCCACCCTTGCCAACGGGTTTGATGCCCTACCGGTCGAACACAAGCATCCGGTCAGTGACGCCAGATCCACGCTCCGCCTTTCCCTGCACCCGCCCGGAATTTCACGGCAGCGAGTCCGCAGCCATCGCGCATCTTCGAAGCTACATGGCACGTCGGTTGCCGCACAGCTACAAGTCGACCCGCAACAAGCTTGCCGGCATCGACGACTCCAGCAAGTTCTCTCCGTGGCTGGCAGTCGGCGCGCTCTCCGCACCGCAGATCCATGCGCATCTCGTGACTTTCGAAGCCAAACACGGTGCGAGCGAGAGCAGCTACTGGCTGTGGTTCGAACTGCTGTGGCGCGACTACTTTCGCCTGCTTCAGCGCAAATACGGCCGCCGTCTGTTCCGCGCCAGCGGGCTCAAGGGGAATGCGTCCCCGCCGCATGACACAAGCGCCTTCGAACGCTGGCGCTGCGGCCAGACAGGTCACGCCCTGATCGACGCCGGAATGCGGGAGCTTGCAGCAACGGGCTATATCTCGAATCGCATGCGCCAGATCGTCGCCAGCTATCTCATCCATGAACTCGGCTGTGACTGGCGCGCAGGTGCCGCCTGGTTCGAATCCTGCCTCATCGACTTCGACATCTGCAGCAACCAGGGCAACTGGCTGTATATCGCTGGCTACGGCACCGACCCGCGCGGGGGGCGCCGCTTCAACCCCGACAAACAGGCTGCGGAACACGATCCCGACGGGAACTACCGCGCACGCTGGAGTGCACCATGA
- a CDS encoding DUF2256 domain-containing protein codes for MLKKSDLPTRICACCGRPFTWRKKWARCWEEVKYCSVRCSSRQRKADA; via the coding sequence ATGCTCAAGAAATCCGATTTACCGACCAGGATCTGCGCGTGCTGCGGTCGTCCCTTCACCTGGCGCAAGAAGTGGGCGCGCTGCTGGGAAGAGGTCAAGTACTGCTCCGTCCGCTGCAGCAGCAGGCAGCGCAAGGCTGACGCATGA
- a CDS encoding DUF3429 domain-containing protein has protein sequence MNLLPDSRPHAVAWLGYGGLLPFVMLTALLAVDVDGGAFFREALIGYGAVILSFVGALHWGFAMVLPTLTAPQRTEAFVWSTVPALLAWPATWLAGSVAVPVLVCGFIAHYVQDLRLARRAELPAWYLPLRLQLSVVACACPSVSLLLGQVER, from the coding sequence ATGAATTTGCTTCCTGATTCCCGGCCGCATGCGGTTGCATGGCTGGGTTATGGCGGCCTGTTGCCATTCGTGATGCTGACGGCGCTGCTTGCTGTCGATGTTGATGGGGGCGCGTTCTTCCGTGAAGCCCTGATTGGGTACGGCGCGGTGATCCTCAGCTTTGTCGGCGCCTTGCATTGGGGCTTCGCAATGGTCCTGCCAACGCTTACCGCTCCGCAACGCACGGAGGCTTTTGTCTGGAGCACGGTGCCCGCGCTGCTGGCGTGGCCGGCAACCTGGCTGGCCGGCAGCGTTGCCGTACCCGTCCTGGTTTGCGGATTCATCGCCCATTACGTGCAGGATCTTCGCCTTGCACGGCGCGCGGAGTTGCCGGCCTGGTATCTGCCTTTGCGTCTGCAGCTGAGTGTCGTGGCGTGTGCGTGTCCTTCCGTCAGCCTGCTGCTTGGTCAGGTGGAACGCTGA
- a CDS encoding NAD-glutamate dehydrogenase — protein sequence MPAPTDAASNSQIEDVVAMIHAKLPAEQAEAAEPFVRKYFSQVDIDDLAERDVADLYGAVLSHWQFARQHDDGLKLRVYNPRIDEHGWESTHTVIEMVGKDMPFLVDSIGIEVNRQGLTLHLIIHPVIPVIRDAQGLLVKVADAADEDGAHYESIIHVEVDRRTNPDELDAIRTGITRVLQDVNAAVADWPAMKQRLDDVIAETATTTAPETPEDIAEARAFLEWMADDNFVLLGCRDYDLISEGGDNELRIRSGSGIGLLRESGDNLQSQSFAALPPQLKAQAHLPTLLTITKSNTRSTIHRQGYLDHVSVKTFDAEGHVTGERRIIGLLTSTAYNTNPKRIPLLRRKLQTVIAQAGLLPGSHAGKALATILEQYPRDELFQSSTDELFNTATGILRLGERQRIRLFVRCDAFARFVSCLIYVPRENYNTEQRKRMQAVLMESFGGVASEFEVHFSESALARVLITVRTKDSTIPPFDVREVEARLVSVARRWEDGLQQALLEHHGEEHGMSLCRRYLNAFPAGYREDYAARNAVHDIELMESIEASDGLAMNLYVPLEAPAGRLHFKLFYADTPVPLSLSLPMLERTGVKVVEERPYRIERQDGSLVWMHDFGMTFAGVDKLNLEQLRPLFHAVFRRAWQGAIENDDFNRLTLLAGLDWREISMLRAYAKHMKQAAFTFSQTYMEQTLANYPALTAQLASLFRARFDPAGERERSARCERIVEEINATLDSVANLDEDRILRQFLAMIQATLRTNFYQPGKDGAPKPYLSFKLDPSQIPNLPQPKPMFEIFVYSPRVEGVHLRGGKVARGGLRWSDRMEDFRTEILGLVKAQIVKNAVIVPVGSKGGFVVKNAPTSGGREALQAEGIACYRIFLSGLLDLTDNLVQGKVVPPENVVRHDEDDPYLVVAADKGTATFSDIANGVANEYGFWLGDAFASGGSVGYDHKKMGITARGAWESVKRHFREMGINTQEEAFTVVGVGDMSGDVFGNGMLLSKQIKLLAAFDHRHIFIDPNPDPETSWNERARLFALPRSSWEDYDAKLISAGGGIWPRSVKSIALTPQMREILGTDAEFLPPSELMRCILKAPADLLYNGGIGTYIKASSETDASVGDRANDAIRVNGNELQCKVVGEGGNLGATQLGRIEFALKGGRICTDAIDNSGGVDCSDHEVNIKILLNAVMAEGELTEKQRNKLLLEMTDEVAELVLRDNYFQTQNLSVARTRGVELLDEQARYMRKLGNAGRLNRKLEFLPFDEEIAERKIAHTGLTSPELAVLLAYSKIELYDAVLASDLPEDPFISQALMRYFPKALCERYADHIQRHPLQREIIATHVINSMINRVGATFVSRLQEETGATAPDIVRAYLATREVFHLVSLWEEIEALDNQVADAVQTAMIIDSSRLVLRGTLWFLRHPELTRDLSVTLERFRPGATELAHTLHEVVTPAYRAELDQMAGSYIEQGVPESLAQRVAGLGELYSALDLVEVAAETGRAQQIVASVYFALGGRFDLHWLGKQISALPAETHWQGLARTALRDDLSAQARHLAGNVLRLSPDLDDPEALVAAWENQRCTQIERSRLLFADIKSSTVIDMPMLSVTLRELRNLA from the coding sequence ATGCCCGCACCCACCGATGCAGCCAGCAACAGCCAGATCGAAGACGTGGTGGCAATGATCCACGCGAAACTGCCCGCAGAGCAGGCAGAAGCAGCGGAACCATTCGTTCGCAAGTACTTCAGCCAGGTCGATATCGATGACCTCGCCGAGCGCGACGTCGCCGATCTGTACGGCGCGGTACTGAGCCACTGGCAGTTTGCGCGCCAGCACGACGACGGCCTGAAACTGCGGGTGTACAACCCCCGCATCGACGAGCACGGATGGGAGTCCACCCACACCGTCATCGAAATGGTCGGCAAGGACATGCCTTTCCTCGTCGATTCGATCGGCATCGAGGTCAATCGGCAGGGACTCACCCTGCACCTGATCATTCACCCGGTCATTCCGGTGATTCGCGATGCACAGGGGCTGCTCGTCAAGGTTGCGGATGCCGCCGATGAGGACGGCGCGCACTACGAGTCGATCATCCATGTCGAAGTCGATCGCCGCACCAACCCGGACGAGCTTGACGCGATCCGGACCGGCATCACCCGCGTTTTGCAGGATGTGAACGCTGCGGTTGCCGACTGGCCGGCCATGAAGCAGCGTCTCGATGACGTGATTGCCGAAACGGCCACCACCACCGCCCCGGAAACCCCGGAAGACATCGCCGAAGCCCGGGCCTTTCTGGAGTGGATGGCGGACGACAACTTCGTGCTGCTCGGCTGTCGCGACTACGATCTGATCAGCGAGGGCGGTGACAACGAGTTGCGCATTCGCAGCGGCTCCGGCATCGGTCTGCTGCGTGAATCGGGCGACAACCTGCAATCCCAGTCATTCGCGGCCCTGCCGCCGCAGCTCAAGGCGCAGGCCCACCTCCCCACCCTGCTGACCATCACCAAGTCGAATACACGCTCGACCATCCACCGTCAGGGCTATCTCGACCACGTCAGCGTCAAGACTTTCGATGCCGAGGGACACGTCACCGGCGAGCGCCGCATCATCGGCCTGCTCACCTCCACCGCCTACAACACCAACCCCAAACGCATCCCGCTGCTGCGGCGCAAACTGCAGACGGTGATCGCGCAGGCGGGCCTGCTGCCCGGCAGCCACGCCGGCAAGGCGCTGGCAACAATTCTCGAGCAGTATCCGCGCGATGAGCTGTTTCAGAGTTCGACCGACGAGTTGTTCAACACCGCGACCGGCATTCTCCGTCTCGGCGAACGTCAGCGCATCCGCCTGTTCGTGCGCTGCGATGCCTTTGCCCGCTTCGTTTCCTGCCTGATCTACGTCCCGCGGGAAAACTACAACACCGAGCAGCGCAAGCGCATGCAGGCGGTGCTCATGGAGTCCTTTGGCGGCGTTGCATCCGAATTCGAGGTGCACTTCTCCGAATCCGCCCTGGCCCGCGTGCTGATTACCGTCCGCACCAAGGACTCGACGATTCCGCCGTTTGACGTACGCGAAGTCGAAGCCCGCCTGGTCAGTGTGGCGCGGCGCTGGGAAGACGGTCTGCAGCAGGCCTTGCTCGAACATCACGGTGAAGAGCACGGCATGTCGCTGTGCCGGCGCTACCTCAACGCATTCCCCGCCGGCTACCGCGAGGACTACGCTGCGCGCAACGCGGTGCACGACATCGAACTCATGGAGTCGATCGAGGCCAGCGACGGCCTGGCCATGAATCTTTACGTGCCGCTTGAGGCGCCTGCGGGCCGCCTCCACTTCAAGCTGTTCTACGCAGATACGCCGGTCCCGCTCTCGCTGAGCCTGCCGATGCTTGAGCGCACCGGGGTCAAGGTGGTCGAAGAGCGCCCCTACCGCATCGAGCGGCAGGACGGCTCTCTGGTGTGGATGCACGACTTCGGCATGACCTTTGCCGGCGTCGACAAACTGAATCTGGAACAACTGCGACCGCTGTTTCACGCCGTGTTCCGGCGCGCCTGGCAGGGTGCGATCGAGAACGACGACTTCAACCGCCTGACCCTGCTGGCTGGCCTCGACTGGCGCGAAATCAGCATGTTGCGCGCCTACGCCAAGCACATGAAACAGGCGGCCTTCACTTTCAGCCAGACCTACATGGAGCAGACCCTGGCCAACTACCCGGCGCTCACCGCGCAACTGGCCAGCCTGTTCCGCGCGCGCTTCGACCCCGCCGGTGAGCGCGAACGCAGCGCCCGCTGCGAGCGCATCGTGGAGGAGATCAACGCCACGCTCGACAGCGTTGCCAACCTCGACGAGGACCGCATCCTGCGCCAGTTCCTGGCCATGATCCAGGCCACGCTGCGCACCAACTTCTACCAGCCCGGCAAGGACGGCGCGCCCAAGCCCTACCTTTCATTCAAGCTCGACCCCTCGCAGATCCCCAACCTGCCTCAGCCCAAGCCGATGTTCGAGATTTTCGTCTACTCGCCGCGGGTCGAGGGGGTGCACCTGCGCGGCGGCAAGGTCGCACGTGGCGGGCTGCGCTGGTCTGACCGGATGGAAGACTTCCGTACCGAGATCCTCGGTCTGGTGAAAGCGCAGATCGTCAAGAATGCGGTGATCGTGCCCGTGGGATCCAAAGGCGGCTTCGTCGTCAAGAACGCGCCCACGAGCGGTGGTCGCGAAGCCTTGCAGGCCGAAGGCATCGCCTGCTATCGCATCTTCCTGTCCGGCTTGCTCGATCTCACCGACAACCTCGTGCAGGGCAAGGTGGTACCGCCCGAGAACGTGGTCCGCCATGACGAGGACGACCCCTACCTGGTGGTCGCAGCCGACAAGGGCACCGCAACCTTCTCCGACATCGCCAATGGCGTCGCGAACGAGTATGGCTTCTGGCTCGGTGACGCCTTCGCCTCAGGCGGATCGGTCGGCTATGACCACAAGAAGATGGGCATCACCGCCCGCGGTGCCTGGGAATCGGTCAAGCGCCACTTCCGCGAGATGGGCATCAACACCCAGGAGGAAGCGTTCACGGTGGTGGGTGTCGGCGACATGTCGGGCGACGTGTTCGGCAACGGCATGCTGCTGTCGAAACAGATCAAGCTGCTTGCCGCCTTCGACCACCGCCATATCTTCATCGACCCGAACCCCGATCCGGAGACCAGCTGGAACGAACGCGCCCGCCTCTTCGCCCTGCCGCGTTCATCGTGGGAGGACTACGACGCCAAACTGATCTCCGCAGGCGGCGGAATCTGGCCCCGGAGCGTAAAGTCGATTGCCCTGACCCCGCAGATGCGCGAAATCCTCGGCACCGACGCCGAGTTCCTGCCGCCCTCCGAACTGATGCGTTGCATCCTCAAGGCGCCGGCCGACCTGCTCTACAACGGCGGCATTGGCACCTACATCAAGGCCAGCAGCGAAACCGACGCCTCGGTAGGTGACCGTGCCAACGATGCAATCCGCGTCAATGGCAACGAACTGCAGTGCAAGGTCGTCGGCGAAGGCGGCAATCTGGGGGCCACCCAGCTCGGCCGTATCGAATTCGCACTGAAAGGTGGCCGAATCTGCACCGACGCCATCGACAACTCGGGTGGCGTAGATTGCTCGGACCATGAGGTCAATATCAAGATCCTGCTCAACGCAGTGATGGCCGAAGGCGAGCTCACCGAGAAGCAGCGCAACAAGCTGCTGCTCGAGATGACCGATGAAGTGGCCGAACTGGTCCTGCGCGACAACTATTTCCAGACGCAGAACCTGTCTGTCGCAAGAACCCGCGGCGTCGAGCTGCTCGACGAGCAGGCGCGTTACATGCGCAAGCTGGGCAACGCTGGCCGCCTCAACCGCAAACTGGAGTTCCTGCCCTTCGACGAGGAAATTGCCGAACGCAAGATTGCGCATACCGGCCTGACCTCACCCGAGCTCGCAGTGCTGCTGGCCTACAGCAAGATCGAGCTCTACGACGCGGTGCTTGCGTCGGATCTGCCGGAGGACCCCTTCATCTCGCAGGCGCTGATGCGCTACTTCCCGAAAGCACTGTGTGAGCGCTACGCCGATCACATTCAGCGTCACCCGCTGCAGCGCGAGATCATTGCCACGCACGTCATCAACAGCATGATCAACCGCGTCGGCGCCACATTCGTAAGCCGCCTGCAGGAAGAAACCGGCGCGACCGCCCCTGACATTGTTCGCGCCTATCTGGCAACGCGGGAGGTGTTCCACCTGGTCTCGCTGTGGGAGGAAATCGAAGCGCTCGACAACCAGGTGGCGGACGCGGTGCAGACGGCCATGATCATCGACTCCAGCCGTCTCGTACTGCGCGGCACGCTGTGGTTCCTGCGCCATCCCGAACTCACCCGCGACCTCTCGGTCACGCTCGAGCGCTTCCGCCCCGGCGCGACCGAACTCGCCCACACCCTGCACGAGGTCGTCACCCCCGCTTACCGCGCAGAGCTTGACCAGATGGCCGGCAGTTACATCGAACAAGGCGTACCCGAGTCACTCGCGCAACGGGTTGCGGGGCTCGGCGAGCTCTACTCGGCACTCGATCTGGTGGAAGTGGCAGCAGAAACCGGGCGCGCTCAGCAGATCGTCGCCAGCGTGTACTTCGCGCTCGGCGGTCGCTTCGACCTGCACTGGCTGGGCAAACAGATTTCCGCCCTGCCCGCCGAGACGCACTGGCAAGGCTTGGCGCGAACCGCACTGCGGGACGACCTCTCCGCGCAGGCGAGACACCTCGCCGGAAACGTCTTGCGCCTGTCGCCCGATCTGGACGACCCGGAGGCCCTGGTCGCCGCATGGGAGAACCAGCGCTGCACCCAGATCGAACGCAGCCGTCTGCTCTTTGCCGACATCAAGAGCTCGACCGTCATCGACATGCCGATGCTGTCGGTCACACTGAGGGAGTTGCGCAACCTGGCCTAA
- the hemA gene encoding glutamyl-tRNA reductase, whose product MQLYALGLNHHTAPLAIRERVAFQPERLDQALHDLTQGSAVREAAILSTCNRTELYFAAEQPQHAADWLADFHRLPLTEVAPYLYSHPERDAIRHVFRVASGLDSMVIGEPQILGQVKDAVRRAEQAGTMGTLLHKLFQSTFAVAKEVRSTTAIGANTVSMAAAAVNLTERIFGQVSDQHVLFIGAGEMVELCAAHFAGANPKSMTVANRTEERALAVAGRFGADTMRIDRIGEMLPRFDVVVSCTASPLPIVGLGMAERAVKARRHRPMVMVDLAVPRDIEPEIAGLDDVFLYTVDDLAQVVDAGMESRQQAVIEAEGIIDTRVDGFLHWMQVRDAVPTIRALRQHAEGVREAEVERALRLLARGDDPQQVLEALSHGLTNKLMHGPTRFLNQSEGEQHVEAGRIVQRLFNLPSHH is encoded by the coding sequence ATGCAACTCTACGCTCTCGGCCTGAATCACCATACCGCACCGCTCGCGATCCGTGAGCGCGTGGCGTTTCAGCCTGAGCGGCTCGATCAGGCGCTGCATGACCTGACGCAGGGGTCGGCAGTGCGCGAGGCGGCGATTCTGTCCACCTGCAATCGCACCGAGTTGTATTTTGCCGCCGAGCAACCGCAGCACGCTGCCGACTGGCTTGCCGATTTCCATCGGCTGCCGCTTACCGAGGTTGCCCCCTATCTGTATTCGCACCCCGAGCGCGATGCCATCAGGCATGTATTCAGGGTGGCGAGCGGGCTCGATTCCATGGTGATCGGCGAGCCCCAGATCCTGGGACAGGTCAAGGACGCCGTCCGGCGCGCAGAGCAGGCCGGCACCATGGGCACCTTGCTCCACAAGCTGTTCCAGAGCACCTTCGCCGTCGCCAAGGAAGTGCGCTCGACGACGGCAATCGGGGCCAACACGGTGTCGATGGCCGCCGCGGCGGTCAACCTCACCGAACGCATTTTCGGTCAGGTCTCCGATCAGCACGTGCTGTTCATTGGTGCGGGCGAGATGGTCGAACTCTGTGCGGCCCACTTTGCCGGCGCAAACCCCAAGTCGATGACGGTTGCCAATCGCACCGAAGAGCGCGCACTTGCGGTCGCGGGGCGGTTCGGCGCGGACACCATGCGTATCGACCGGATCGGCGAGATGCTGCCGCGCTTCGACGTCGTTGTGTCCTGTACGGCCTCGCCCTTGCCGATCGTCGGTCTGGGCATGGCCGAACGTGCGGTCAAGGCGCGCCGTCATCGCCCGATGGTGATGGTCGATCTTGCCGTGCCGCGCGACATCGAGCCGGAGATCGCCGGGCTGGATGATGTCTTCCTCTACACGGTCGATGACCTTGCGCAAGTGGTTGACGCCGGCATGGAGTCGCGGCAGCAGGCCGTGATCGAGGCCGAGGGCATCATCGATACGCGTGTCGATGGATTTCTGCACTGGATGCAGGTCCGCGATGCAGTACCGACCATTCGTGCCTTGCGTCAGCACGCGGAGGGTGTTCGCGAAGCCGAGGTCGAGCGCGCACTCCGTCTGCTCGCTCGCGGCGACGACCCGCAGCAGGTGCTTGAGGCGCTGTCGCATGGTCTCACCAACAAGTTGATGCACGGCCCCACGCGCTTCCTGAATCAGTCGGAAGGCGAGCAGCATGTCGAGGCCGGGCGCATCGTGCAGCGACTCTTCAATCTTCCGTCTCACCACTAG
- the prfA gene encoding peptide chain release factor 1: MKQSIRDKLEHLTGRLEELDRELSSEEGARDMNAFRDLSRERAEIEPVVALYHSWRQAEADCETAREMLDDPEMRELGRMELESGETRIAELEDALQLALLPRDPNDERNLFLEIRAGTGGDEAALFAGDLLRMYTRFAERQRWKVEIVSANESDLGGYREVIARVVGSGAYSKLKFESGGHRVQRIPVTETQGRIHTSACTVAVMPEADELDAIEINPADLRIDTFRASGAGGQHINKTDSAVRITHVPTGLVVECQDDRSQHRNKAQAMAVLAARLNDAQLRARQASEAATRKSLVGSGDRSERIRTYNFPQGRVTDHRINLTLYRLDAVMEGDLDELIDALVLEHQADLLAALADD; encoded by the coding sequence ATGAAGCAGAGCATTCGCGACAAGCTGGAACATCTCACCGGGCGTCTGGAAGAGCTCGATCGCGAGCTCTCGTCGGAGGAGGGCGCGCGCGACATGAACGCGTTCCGTGATCTGTCGCGGGAGCGTGCCGAGATCGAACCGGTGGTGGCGCTGTACCATTCCTGGCGCCAGGCCGAAGCCGACTGCGAAACCGCGCGTGAGATGCTCGACGACCCCGAGATGCGTGAGCTGGGCCGAATGGAGCTGGAGTCCGGCGAGACGCGGATTGCCGAACTCGAGGATGCGCTCCAGCTTGCGCTGCTGCCGCGCGACCCGAACGACGAGCGCAACCTCTTTCTGGAGATCCGCGCCGGTACGGGCGGCGACGAGGCCGCACTGTTTGCCGGCGATCTGCTGCGCATGTACACCCGCTTCGCCGAGCGCCAGCGCTGGAAGGTCGAGATCGTGTCGGCGAACGAATCAGATCTCGGTGGCTACCGCGAGGTCATTGCGCGGGTGGTGGGCAGCGGTGCCTACTCGAAGCTGAAGTTCGAGTCGGGCGGGCACCGGGTGCAGCGTATCCCGGTCACCGAGACCCAGGGCCGCATTCACACCTCGGCGTGTACGGTGGCGGTCATGCCGGAGGCGGACGAACTCGACGCCATCGAGATCAATCCTGCCGATCTGCGCATCGACACCTTCCGTGCCTCCGGCGCGGGCGGCCAGCACATCAACAAGACCGACTCCGCCGTGCGCATTACCCACGTACCCACCGGGCTGGTCGTGGAGTGTCAGGACGACCGGTCGCAGCACCGCAACAAGGCGCAGGCCATGGCGGTGCTGGCGGCGCGGCTCAATGATGCCCAGTTGCGCGCCCGCCAGGCCTCCGAGGCGGCAACCCGGAAAAGTCTGGTTGGCAGCGGTGACCGTTCGGAGCGCATCCGCACCTACAACTTTCCGCAGGGCAGGGTGACCGATCATCGCATCAACCTGACGCTCTACCGGCTCGATGCCGTCATGGAGGGCGATCTGGACGAACTGATCGACGCGCTGGTGCTCGAGCATCAGGCGGACCTGCTTGCTGCGCTGGCGGACGATTGA